Genomic segment of Pongo pygmaeus isolate AG05252 chromosome 1, NHGRI_mPonPyg2-v2.0_pri, whole genome shotgun sequence:
TCTTCTGGGGGTAGGGTGAGAAGATTGGTGAAAAGTAGTTCACCTCAAACCTCAAGGGAGGAGTTAAGGCAGGCAGGTAAGTTTATGGGGTTTTCTTGTTCAGGGGGTTGCCCCAATACTCATGGACACCAGAAGTGCAGGAAAGTAGAGTTGAAACCAACCCAGGGACACATAGGAAACAAGCTCAGGAGGATATAGAAATGTACCATTTTATTACAAAGAGgctcacaaaaatgaaaatagtatcTCAAAAAGGAAACTAGACTAGCAACCTCCACCTGCAGAATTAGAAGACAGAGGGCAGGCAGTGTTTCttggctcacttgaggccagtggGAAGGTACGAAAACAGAACCAATCTAAAAATGGCTGATGTTACCTCAGGAGCCTGAAAAGAACAGGAGATCCTTGAAGACCCAGCCACCCCTTCTAGAATGTTCAATAAGGGCACCCTTCCAAAGCTACTAAGCAGGCACTTGGCATTTCAGGATTTTGTCTTATGGCTGCATAAAAGTATCCCTTTCACCCAGACCTGGCACCCTTTATGGTTCAAAGTTAAGAACTGGGGAAGAATGGGTGGCAAGGCAGCTCCTGGAAGAGCTCACCCAGCACAGCTGCCCTGGGCTCAGGGCCTTGATTTCTGTCCGTGgggatatttatatttaataaatttttatataaatacacagagaaatagaaaatataaaatctgagGGGTTGGGGAAGAAACGTGAGGGACTCGGCAGGAAGCCAGAGCTGGAGAGGTCCATTCAGGCCAACTTGACCTCCTCCTTGACCCTGTGGAGAGAGCAGAGACTGGCATGAGATGACCCAGCCCAGAGCCTCGGGGCAAAAGTGCAGACAGTGACTTCCACAGGATCCCAGGTGACTACTGGGGGCTGGGGCTCCTAGCTCTGCCTAGAACTGCAGAGCCAGACAGACTGGTCCCTGAAAGAGGCCTTTGTAAGCTGGACCAGCTGTCCCTGTGCCTTTCCTCAGAGTGGTGGGACAAAGGGGCTGGTGCTCCAATGCCAGGGAGATGGCCGCAGGCAGCTCCTTCCTCACCCTTTGGCTTCTGGCTTCTCGTCCTTGgttttctcctcttctgtgaGTTCTAGAACACAAGAGTACAGGGATGGCCAAGGGCAGCACCTCTGCGAAGACCCATGAGGTCTTCATTTACCCTGAGACCCCTTCCCCAACACTACAGCTCACTGGACATACAACAGAGAAAAGCCCATCCTTGGTCCTCCCAGTGAGCCCTGTTGAGAACAGGTTGGACCGGTTTCCCAGCCTGCTACAGCCAGAACCTGGTGGGTGGAGGCAGCCCCCTGGGAAACTGGGGTGCAGTGCTGGGAAAAGGGCTTGGGTGGTATGTGAGGGCTGTGCTTGGGCAGTAGAGGTTCATTGTTTTGTGGGCCCTGCCACTTCTGGGAGCCATTGAAAGGCTCAAGGAACTGAggaagagccccacaggagctggCAGGGCCTGAGTcactccctcctcccactgcccTACATAGATTCATCCTCTCAGGCTCAAGACCCAAGTCCCGGCTGAACCCAAACCCACCTTTCTTCTCCTCTgggtctttctctttttcatcctCTGTTTTGACTCTCTTGGCTTTTTTGAAGTTGGAAGAGTTCTTGCGgcccccttctccctcctcttcagAATCGGAGAACTCTTCCTCACAGGCAATTCGTTTGTCAGAGGAGCAGACTGGGAGGGAGTGGGAAGCATGGGTGAGAGGGCAGGCGGGTGCTGATCTAGCTCAGCATCTATGCCCAGTGCTTCCCTGTGTGTCCTCCAAGAGACACCAAGGGAAAGGGAACCAGAGAAGAGGGAGGAACTCGGGCTCCCTAACCTGTTCCTACAGGCACTGGAACTCGAAAACAGATTTCTCTATAGGTGGGGAGCTTGGAGGGACTGTGCAGCCAGAAATGGTGGTGGAAGTGGGAGCTACCTATTGAATGGAAGGCATAGGGTTCTAGGTCTAGTCTTACTCGAGATGCGCTTGTCAGGGTCTTCTTCGTCCTCATCGCCACTCTCCTCAGGGATGGCGTCCTCAGGAATCGCCTGCATTTGGACCCCGGGTGCGTGCGGCAGCATTCTAAGGTTCTCAAACAGTCGCTGTCTGTGGCCAATGGGAGAGAGTAGCAGGGCTCTGGTCAGGGACAAAGTCAGGAATGTTCAACCAAGGGGTGGCCGGAGGATATACTCACTTGATCTTCTCCAGGTACTCATTCGTGTTCTGGTTGGTCATGTTGGAAGGACTGATGTGGAGCTTGAAATCTGGTCCAAAATATTCAAAGTAGTCGTTGTATGGAAGCTCTGATTGGGGCAGGAGAGAAGACCGTCAAGAGACCTGGCCACCACACCCTAACCATTTGCACGTAAGCACCCTAAAGCATTTGTAGGTTTCTCTGGGCCCATTTATCCAAACAGAGGAGAATGCCTCCAAGACACTGTGAGACACGGGTACCTATGGGATTTCCATCTTTTTAACATCACTCTCCTATGTCTATACCAGTGATGTATATGTCGCTAAGAGAAGGCCCATGTCCCTGGTTTAGGACGCTTGAGGCCATGCTCATCATGAGCGCTCCCTTCACTCGCTACTCCAGTTACTCTACAGAGTAGAAATTCCAAAGCTGTAAATTACCACTGAGAACTTTGTCCAGACCAAAagcaggagggagaggggagagagctAAAAAGGACTAGGGAAAAAGTGATGGTTATGGTCTGCTGATCACAAGAGGACAGGCAGGAGCCTCAGTGACTAGTATCAGAAGAGGAGCGGTCATATGACCAACGGGGAAGGGGTTATAAACTTAAGGACAGATAAGCTCCAGCTCCCACCCAGCCCAGCCAAACCTGGCCCTGCAGCTATTACCATTAGGGATCTCCGTATCCAGGGCCACAGCTGTCTCGTACGTCCAGCACCGGGCAACATTACGAATGGTGTAACCACCGCCTCCCAGCATCAGCATAGGCAGGTTAAAGCTCTTGACAAATTCCACACACTTGGCGTGCCCTTTGGTGAGAGAAGGGGTGCTGAGTTACAGGAGCACCAAGCAGGACCCCGCCCACCCATCCTTATGCTACCTGGTCTCACCTTTGATAGTTAGATTGAAGCAACCTAACCGATCCCCAGATAGGGAGTCGGAGCCACACTGTAAGACCACCGCACTAGGCTGGAACATCTCCATTACTTTCGACATGACCTAAAATGATACATCCTGGTCACCACCAACCTCAGGAAAGCAGTACGAGGTTTGGGGTGGAAAGGCTGGGTGCAACACTTTCCCACCCACTCCTACCTTTCCACTCTCCCTCATGCTAcgtgagagagaaaagggagtgcTAGGCTGGAGCTCTTGCTTGCCCACTTGGGATTTcaattttccaatttaaaaagtTCTCTAAGACCCTTCTAACACTCTAGTAACACTGAACCTAGAATGGCCTCCCTGTCAACTCCCTAAGTCTCttcttctgttgcccaagctctagtgccacttcctccaggaagccttcctgaccTTTAGCTGCATCTACTCTACTCATTCGGTCTTATAGACTTGAAGCCTTATATTATGAGCAAGCACTTTTAGTTTATCTTATTCTCACAAGCAGAGTCTTACATTACTGAGACCGAGACCGCAACTCCCACTTCTGTAGCCCTTATTAAATACTAGGCACATAGTGAGCAGTCAGTGTTTGCTGAATGACTACCTGACCTTATTAGGTTAAGCAGTTTCTTACTGTTTGTAAGTGAAGATTTAACTCCTTGGCATGGCATTCAAGGCTCCCTTTGAAATACTGAGCCCAGCATACACTTCCCACCGCCTCCTTCAGCACTCCTCCCATACACCACACTGGCCTACATGCTGCCACACTGGCACCTCTGCACTTCTGCTGGTGCTGTTCCTTCTACTAAATGCCACCCTTACTGCCGTCACCTCCTTCTTCACACGGGCACCTCCTTGTTTTTCAAAGTCCAGCTTAAACATCAGCACCTCTGTGAAATCATCCCTGGCTACCCTCCTGCCAGCCCAGGCAGTAGTTTGTCTCTCATTCCTCTGATCATCCCTTAAAAACACAGGCACTAGGCCAGCCTGCCCATGGAACATGCCAGACCGCCTTTCCAGAATCTCTGGATGGGCTGACTGGTGAAGGGCTTTCCCAGACAAAGCCAGTCTGCAAAGACTGGAGTGTAAGTCCCTACTTCTTCAAATGTGCAGACATCAATGTAAGGCAATGAGGAACACAAAAAACCAACGAGACCTACCACTACCGAAAGAACACAATAATCTCCCAGCAGCCCAAAGAAACGGAGATACAAAAACAGTACTAATCATAGACTACTGGGTATGTGCCTACCTTCCCCACCATAGTCCATGAGGGCAAAGATCATGTCTTAGATATTTTTGTATCCAGCAGAAGACCTGACCCATAGAAGGAACCAACAAATATGGGTGTTTGTTCCCCTAACTGACCACACAGCAATCCAGGGTTCAAACACTTCTATCTCCCCACCAGCTTTAGTAAGGAGAGATTCCTGAGGTATGGTAGGGGTGCTTTGCTCCCTTCCACCGCCGACCAATCCCCCGTTTGTAGCCCAAGGGGTGGATAAAGCCACTTACCGGCTTGAAAATGGCCTCATAGGACTCGTCATCAATCCCGTCTCGGAGTGGGTAGTTAACAGCATAATACTTGCCTTTGCCAGCCCCGATATCCTAATTAAAAAGGCCATTAAAGTAAAACTGAAGGATGAAGCTTGAAGGAAGGTCAAGGATAGGGGCTGGAGGGATAAAGGAAGAGGTTCAAGAGAGACAAGCTAGGCCCATGACGTGGGCCAGGACAGAACATGGGTACCTTGTTAGTACCATTCTCTTCACTGGCAAATCTAGCTTCACTGGCAAATCATCTCTGGACATAGCATTAAGCCTACACCCAGGCTGAGAGCTGTTGATGGGACCAGAGATTGAATATCCTACCCTATAGCACAAGATTTCTACCTTGGGATTGGGTTAGAGCTGGCTGGCAGGTGGGTCACGGAAGTGACAGCCACCCTTGACAACCCTTTCCACTCCAGAGAGCTCTAATGCTCACTCCTCTTCCCCCATGCTCCCTCTCTAGGGTGttgtggagggaaggagagaggtaaGAAAGTCCTTCCCAGTAACCTCAATAGTGAGTGCACCTATTtaagtccagcactttgggaggctgaggagggtgaataacttgaggtcaggagttcgagactagcctagccaacatggcaaaaccccatctcttttaaaaatacaaaaattagccgggcatagttgcacgcacttataatcccagctaaatcccagctattcggaggctgaggcacaagatcgCCTGGaggcgggaggcggaggctgcagtgagccgagatcacgccactgcactccaggctgggcgacagagaaagactgtctcaaaaaaaaaaaaaaaagtgaatgctcATTTATTCTAATGCTTGCCGTGGCAAACAACTGAATTAGTGCCACTTTTTTACCCAAGGGCCACTGGGCATGGCAAAGCAGCTGATTTCACCGCATTCATGCTAATAGAAGCAGATGGAACAGTTCAAGGAAGTAGCTTCCAAGGATTCTTATCCTAAGATTCACGGATGGGCTTCAGTAAGGGGACTTGTCTATTAACTATTCTATATCAGATGTAAAACCTCATGTACTTTTCTGGAGAGAGAGTCCATAGTTTTCAGTCAAAAGGCTAAAGGGGAAAGTGACCCAAAAACATGAAGAACACTTGAGATGTCCTTCAGAGTCCCAATTCCTACCCCCAAACTCAAGGCTTATGAGACATAAGAATAGTGTGATGCAACCCAGCTGTGGCCAGGAGGAAAGTACAGTGAGTCAGGAGACCCCTCTTCTTTCTCTGGCCCTTTATGTCCTATCATTCCCTTCCTCCAGaataaggaagggaaagagatCAGGGCAAGTGCTTCAGATTGGGATGTGGTATTCTGATTGGCAGGAGGCAGGAAGCAGTTTTTAGTGGCATGAGATAGGAAAGAGAAGTAGAGCTGCCAGCTGAGGGTGAGCTGGTTGGCTCCTAAAGGGCGTTCTCACCCGTAGGTCCCCAGTTCCTGGGAAGTACTCTCCATACTTATGAAAGGACACAGTCATGACCCGGTCCGTGGTATAGAAGGCCTCTTCCACGCCGTCACCATGGTGAATATCAATGTCAATATACAGCACCCTCTGGTGATACCTAGGATCAGAAGGGGGTCAGGGGTCTGGGAGCTCTTTGGGGATGGGACGCGCCAAGGGCGCCAGCTCCCAGCTTACCGGGCTGGCTGCCTCCCTCAGGTATCTCTAAGCACCAGAGACGTGGAAACTGGCTGAAGGAAGGTGGAAGAGCGGCCGGGTGTCTCCAGAGGCCTGACCAAGCCGACCAAGTCCGATCTTCCTACTCTACAGCCAGGGTCAACTCCAGCCACACAGGGACACTCTGGAGGCAGGATCTGAGCAGCACCTGCCCCTGATCATGCCGTGGCTCAGATCAAACCAAGACCCCGTCAAGGAGATGATGGCCAGAGACACTCACCGAGCACATCCTAGCCAGCACATCGGTAGGAAAAGCAAACTAGGGAGGCAAGCCCAGCGGGGGAGGGAAATGGGAACCTGGCCTAAGGTGCTCTTCCAAGAGACAAGGCCAGGCAGGCATACTTTAGCAGTTCCAGGATGGCCAAGACGATATCATTGACGTAACAGAAGCCAGATGCCTCGGACTTCTTTGCATGGTGCAGGCCCCCAGCCCAATTCACAGCGATGTCCGTCTGCTGCTTATTAAGTTTCACAGCACTTGCTGGGCATGAGAAGAGAGGACATAAGCTCGTTACTAAGCCACTCTCCCCTTCCTCCAAGAAGCCCAGGGAACCTAGTGAGAGGTTAAGACCTGCCTATTCAACAGCTGTATTGTACAATTCATAGACCAGTCCCCTCTCTCCCACCCTACTCCAGCAGGGAATAAACATGATACTGGCTACTCTTAAAAAACGATTTTCCAAACTGAGGGTAGTAACCCATTAGCAGGCCTTAAAATTGATTTAGTGCATCAtgattagtgtgtgtgtgtgtgtatatatatatatatatattttttttttttaatgaaatagcatagaaaaaaatatcagAGTAACAGTAAGGGTAACCGCTCTTTTGTAAAACTCTGGCTtcagagtgagtgagtgtgtgcatgcatgcatatgtgttaTATGTATCCTGGATTGCAtgtgtaaatttatttcttactatgGCTCATGGTCAAGGAACTTTGAAAAAATACCAAAGATaggccgtgtgcggtggctcacacctgtaatcccagaactttgggaggccgaggcgggcagatcacctgaggtcaagagttcgataccagcctggccaacatggtgaaacctcgtctctacaaaaaatacgaaaaaatttagctgggcgtggtgacatacacttgtagtcccagctatctggataggctgaggcaggagaatcgcttgaacccaggaggcggaggttgcagtgagccaagatcacgccactgcactccagcctgggtgatggagggagactctatttcaaaaaaaaagaaaaagaaaaattaccaaagATAGTGCTGATACACTAGGTCAAAAAGCACTAGCACAAATAGGTCCCAGaagaagtaaaagagaaataCACACCCATGTGTGCAAGTGCATTTGTGGCAGtgttaatttgttgttgttgttgttttttgagatgaagtctcactctgtcacccaggctgaagtgcagtggtgcgatctcggctcactgcaacctccgcctcccaggttcaagccaattctcctgcctcagcctcccaagtagctgggattataggcacacaccaccacgcccggctaatttttgtattttttagtagagaaggggtttcaccatgttggtcaggctggtctcgaactcctgacctcaggtgatccaccctcttcagcctcccaaagtgctgagattacaggcatgcgccaccgtgtcCGGCTGCAGTGTTGATTTTAACAGCAATAAAAGCATAGATTGATCCAAATTATCAAGAAGAGGGACAGATTATATCAACTCAAGTAAATCCACAACATGGAATAATCACAGAGCCACAAGAAAGCAAGCTGCGGAAAACTACAGACAATTTCGTTAAGTAGGAAATGCAGGCATAAAAccatatatatgtgatatgtaTATAACCCACTTTTGTAAAATATAGATATTGTATATGTATGATACagatataaaaacacacacaaaagaatgacCATACAAACACCAACATGGTAACAGAGGTTACCCACCAACCCTGTGACTGTGGgtgattgtttttttctgtgcacttctttgttttctgtgattATATTGGTGGGGCAGCGGGGGTGGACACAATGATTATATTGGTGGGGGatcacaggaaaataaatatttgttaagaaaGTGTTTAGAGTAATCCTGGAGATAACCCAAAAGTTGCAAATGGAAGTGGGAGATACGTGGGGAGTATTTCTGACCTCTAAAGGTAATTACCATACTTTTTCATAGGACAGATTCACAGATGATGACACTTCCATTTTTATAGCACTTTGCAGTTCACAAATTGCTTTTATGTACAGCATCTTAACAACCCCAGGAGGTCTGCGGGGAACTCCTGTACATAAGATCTCTTAGCAGAAGAGGACAGTCAAGGACACCTGTCAGTACCATGTCAGAGATTGAACCTGGGCTGGGACTGAACCAGAAGGACATTTTAGaggctttttaaactttttttttttttggaagtagggtcttgctttgttgcccaggctagagtgtagtggtgtgaccacgactcactgcagcctcaacctactgggtttaagcctcagactcctgagtagctgggactacaggcacgagccaccatgcccggctaattgtttttacttattttatttttttatagagaggagggtctcactatgttgcctgggctggtcttgaactcctgagctcaagcaatcctcctcctcagcctctcaaagtgctgggattacaggtgtgagacactacACCAGCCATTTTAAAGACTTAAGTAAAAACCACAGGACCTTTCTACATGGTTTCAGATCAGCCAACTAGGATAGCAGCCTAAAAGGCAGACCTCACTAGAACAACCCAGTCTACCCCTGGGGAGAAGATGAATATTCCTTACCCACAGAACCACCAGTAGACAACTGACAGAACTCAAACAGGCCATCGAATACTGGACAGTCCTCACCAACGTTGACttgaaagaaataagcaaaaggtTAGTTTCCACAATTTCCTTTAGTTTACATATTTATGAGTTGatggaaaaaaacacagaatttaaATGCAGGAGGTGTGGGTTCTAGTCCAGGCTCTACTACTTCCTGGCTGTATGACTGCATCAAGTTGTTTAACATCTTTGAGCTTTAGCCcattaggtttttttcttttttagagccaggggcttgctctgttgcccaggctggagtgcagtggtgcaaacatggctcacgtGTAGCAGCTTTGAccctcacctcctgggctcaagcaatccttccacctcagtctcccaagtactttggactacaggtgcatgccactatacccagctaatatatatatatatatttttttttttagagacagagtctcactatgttccctagGCCTCATGCAgtcttcttgccttggcctcccaataggcatgtgccatcatacctGGTCTTAGCCCATTATCTATAACAAGCAAAACTGATATCCCACCTCATCCACTggtcagaaaattaacaaaaatctaATATGGAGAAGCAGTTAGCAACTTGGAAAATGTTGGTTCGTTTCTTGAG
This window contains:
- the HDAC1 gene encoding histone deacetylase 1 isoform X2; amino-acid sequence: MAQTQGTRRKVCYYYDGDVGNYYYGQGHPMKPHRIRMTHNLLLNYGLYRKMEIYRPHKANAEEMTKYHSDDYIKFLRSIRPDNMSEYSKQMQRFNVGEDCPVFDGLFEFCQLSTGGSVASAVKLNKQQTDIAVNWAGGLHHAKKSEASGFCYVNDIVLAILELLKYHQRVLYIDIDIHHGDGVEEAFYTTDRVMTVSFHKYGEYFPGTGDLRDIGAGKGKYYAVNYPLRDGIDDESYEAIFKPVMSKVMEMFQPSAVVLQCGSDSLSGDRLGCFNLTIKGHAKCVEFVKSFNLPMLMLGGGGYTIRNVARCWTYETAVALDTEIPNELPYNDYFEYFGPDFKLHISPSNMTNQNTNEYLEKIKQRLFENLRMLPHAPGVQMQAIPEDAIPEESGDEDEEDPDKRISICSSDKRIACEEEFSDSEEEGEGGRKNSSNFKKAKRVKTEDEKEKDPEEKKELTEEEKTKDEKPEAKGVKEEVKLA
- the HDAC1 gene encoding histone deacetylase 1 isoform X1; amino-acid sequence: MAQTQGTRRKVCYYYDGDVGNYYYGQGHPMKPHRIRMTHNLLLNYGLYRKMEIYRPHKANAEEMTKYHSDDYIKFLRSIRPDNMSEYSKQMQRFNVGEDCPVFDGLFEFCQLSTGGSVASAVKLNKQQTDIAVNWAGGLHHAKKSEASGFCYVNDIVLAILELLKYHQRVLYIDIDIHHGDGVEEAFYTTDRVMTVSFHKYGEYFPGTGDLRDIGAGKGKYYAVNYPLRDGIDDESYEAIFKPVMSKVMEMFQPSAVVLQCGSDSLSGDRLGCFNLTIKGHAKCVEFVKSFNLPMLMLGGGGYTIRNVARCWTYETAVALDTEIPNELPYNDYFEYFGPDFKLHISPSNMTNQNTNEYLEKIKALLLSPIGHRQRLFENLRMLPHAPGVQMQAIPEDAIPEESGDEDEEDPDKRISICSSDKRIACEEEFSDSEEEGEGGRKNSSNFKKAKRVKTEDEKEKDPEEKKELTEEEKTKDEKPEAKGVKEEVKLA
- the HDAC1 gene encoding histone deacetylase 1 isoform X3, which encodes MKPHRIRMTHNLLLNYGLYRKMEIYRPHKANAEEMTKYHSDDYIKFLRSIRPDNMSEYSKQMQRFNVGEDCPVFDGLFEFCQLSTGGSVASAVKLNKQQTDIAVNWAGGLHHAKKSEASGFCYVNDIVLAILELLKYHQRVLYIDIDIHHGDGVEEAFYTTDRVMTVSFHKYGEYFPGTGDLRDIGAGKGKYYAVNYPLRDGIDDESYEAIFKPVMSKVMEMFQPSAVVLQCGSDSLSGDRLGCFNLTIKGHAKCVEFVKSFNLPMLMLGGGGYTIRNVARCWTYETAVALDTEIPNELPYNDYFEYFGPDFKLHISPSNMTNQNTNEYLEKIKQRLFENLRMLPHAPGVQMQAIPEDAIPEESGDEDEEDPDKRISICSSDKRIACEEEFSDSEEEGEGGRKNSSNFKKAKRVKTEDEKEKDPEEKKELTEEEKTKDEKPEAKGVKEEVKLA